One window of Chloroflexus aggregans DSM 9485 genomic DNA carries:
- a CDS encoding laminin G domain-containing protein, with translation MNDTHYRALVWPLLLGVAFSKLGNVPIANATTPNRQSWVHQAGTCLPTLEGTVVGRIDESCGGTDIGVNTTQSYGHTRIRDAASPATYERSRTTGLCYHMCYQVIDRSGRFFIGYTVSPGGFHWTRLPGPGTNGSVTGRDPTDTFDAQTATSTTFTTDADTLTLLCFNEGSGHLTTDRSGNNRTLTLGRPPNANTNNPLGVTSTAPSAP, from the coding sequence GTGAATGACACCCACTACCGAGCGCTCGTATGGCCACTACTGCTGGGCGTAGCGTTTAGCAAGCTGGGGAATGTCCCCATCGCCAATGCTACGACGCCCAACCGCCAATCGTGGGTACACCAAGCGGGGACGTGCCTCCCAACTTTGGAGGGTACCGTCGTTGGGCGGATCGATGAGAGCTGTGGCGGTACCGACATCGGCGTCAATACAACCCAAAGCTATGGCCATACCCGCATCCGCGATGCCGCCTCCCCCGCCACCTACGAAAGGAGCCGCACGACGGGCCTCTGCTATCATATGTGCTACCAGGTCATCGACCGGAGCGGCCGCTTTTTCATCGGCTATACCGTCTCACCCGGCGGCTTCCATTGGACCCGTCTCCCCGGCCCCGGCACCAACGGCAGCGTGACCGGTCGAGACCCTACCGATACCTTCGACGCCCAAACAGCAACCAGTACTACCTTCACGACCGATGCTGACACGCTGACCCTGCTCTGCTTCAACGAAGGAAGTGGGCACCTCACCACCGACCGCTCTGGCAATAATCGTACCTTGACCCTTGGTAGACCTCCCAACGCTAATACCAACAACCCGCTCGGTGTGACCTCAACGGCACCATCAGCACCGTAA